CTCCCCACCGCCACCCCCGCCGATATCCGCCGCGCGCTGCTGTTGCGGGAGGAGATCGCGCTGCTTGATCTCAGGCATGAGGCTGGCTTTGCCACCGGCCATCCGCTGTTCGCCGCCAACATGGCCGCGGACCGGATCGAGATCGAGGCCGAGTTGAGGCTGCCGCGCAAGGACGTGGCAATCGTGCTCTATGATGACGGCGAAGGCCTGGTGGCAACCGGCGCCGAACGGCTTGCCGCGCTCGGCTACACCAATGTCAGCGCGCTCGATGGCGGGTTGAAGGCCTGGCGCGATGCGGGCTATCAGATGTTCGAGGACGTCAATTCCTATTCGAAAGCGTTCGGTGAGCTGGTCGAAGCGCGCCGGCACACGCCCTCATTCAGCGCCGACGAGGTGGCAAAGCTGATCGCCGACAAGGCGGACATCGCCATCCTCGACGTCCGCCGCTTCGACGAATATGCGACCATGAACATTCCGGGCTCGGTCAGCGTGCCCGGTGCGGAGCTGGTGCTGCGGGCAGGGCAGGCCGCACCTGATCCCGACACCACCATCATCGTCAATTGCGCCGGCCGCACCCGCTCGATCATCGGAACGCAGTCGCTGATCAATGCCGGCGTGCCCAACAAAGTCCGCGCACTGCGCAACGGCACCATCGGCTGGACGCTGGCGCGGCATACGCTCAACCATGGCGCCGACCGGCGCGGTGCGATCGGACCCTTCGAAGGCGGCCCGGCCAATGCGCGCGATGTCGCCTATCGCGCCGGCGTTCGTCACGTCGGCGCGAGCGAGATGGCGGCGCTGCTCGCCGACCGAGATCGCACGCTCTATCGCTTCGACGTGCGCGACGCCGAGGAATACGCGGCAGGGCATCTTCCCGGCTTCCGCCACTATCCGGGTGGGCAGCTCGTCCAGGAAACCGATATGGCCGCGCCCGTGCGCGGCGCGCGCATTCTTCTGACCGACGACAAGAGCGTGCGCGCCGACATGACGGCGTCATGGCTCGCGCAGATGGGCTGGGAGGTCTATGTGCGCGAAGGCGGCTATGACGGCGCGCTCGAGATTGGCCCGCCGCGCGTGCTGCCGAAGCCCGACCCGGCGCATCGCTACCGCCGGCCCTATGAGGGCACTGATGTCGCGGAGAAGGCGATGCAGGCCTATCTCGATTGGGAATATGGTCTCGTCGAGCAGCTCAGGCTTGACGGCACGCACGGGTTTTACGTGATTTGATGACGGGGCGGCGATTGTGCGTGCGGGGATAGCTGAGCTGGTGGGATGCCAAGCATACCTCTCGCCCCGCCATCTTCTCCCCGTATCCAAACCCTATTGTGCTGGATGTCGTCCGCGGTCTATGAGCTGCGGCAAAGCCGTCACCTATGGAGATATTTTATGCCAGCCCCAGGCCAAAGCCCTGAGCGGAGTGCGAAGGCGCTGCTGCTCGAAGGCGTCAATGATAGCGCTGTCGACCTGTTCAAAAGCGCGGGCTTCACCAATGTCGAGCGGCTGACCAAGGCGCTGGACGGCGAGGACCTGCGCCGAGCGCTCAAGGGCGTGTCGCTGCTCGGCATCCGCTCGCG
This is a stretch of genomic DNA from Bradyrhizobium sp. CB2312. It encodes these proteins:
- a CDS encoding rhodanese-like domain-containing protein, with translation MKLPTATPADIRRALLLREEIALLDLRHEAGFATGHPLFAANMAADRIEIEAELRLPRKDVAIVLYDDGEGLVATGAERLAALGYTNVSALDGGLKAWRDAGYQMFEDVNSYSKAFGELVEARRHTPSFSADEVAKLIADKADIAILDVRRFDEYATMNIPGSVSVPGAELVLRAGQAAPDPDTTIIVNCAGRTRSIIGTQSLINAGVPNKVRALRNGTIGWTLARHTLNHGADRRGAIGPFEGGPANARDVAYRAGVRHVGASEMAALLADRDRTLYRFDVRDAEEYAAGHLPGFRHYPGGQLVQETDMAAPVRGARILLTDDKSVRADMTASWLAQMGWEVYVREGGYDGALEIGPPRVLPKPDPAHRYRRPYEGTDVAEKAMQAYLDWEYGLVEQLRLDGTHGFYVI